The Sulfurihydrogenibium subterraneum DSM 15120 genomic interval ACCATAAAGTCTGCTCTTTGCTTTTTAGCTGCTTGTGTATCCATAGCTGTAAGTCTTAAAGTTACCTTATCTTCCGCCGACCAGAATGAATGGAAACCACAGCAGGCAAGTCTTGCTTCGTGGTCTACTGGGTTTCCTCCAAGAGCTTCTATAAGCATTTCAATAGATTTTGGATTATCAGGGTCTTCGTATCCTATTAGGTAAGGTGGTCTGATTATATGGCAACCGTAAAACGGTGCTATGTTAAACTCTTTCAAAGGTCTTACTACCATAGATTTTAATTTATCTAAACCTACTGCATCTATAACTTCCCATAGAAAGTGAGTTACTTCAATTGTTCCTTTGTACTCTAATCCAGTTTCTTTTAAAACTTCGTTAACTGCTTCTCTGACTTCTGGGTTTTTATCTAACTTAAATTTCGCTTCTCTTAACATTAATGTACAGGTATTACAGATTGTAAGCATATCAAGTCCAAGTTCTTCTGCAAGTGCGAGGTTTCTTGCGTTTATAACAAGGGACATAAACTCGTCTTTTTCTTGGACTGCTCCAGCTCCACAGCATGTTGCAGCTTCAAGTTCTATAAGCTCCATTCCTAATTTTTCTGCTACAAGTTTTGTTGATTCATACAGCTCTGGTGCAACACCTTTTGCTGAACATCCTGTATAAAAAGCATACCTTAACATCTTTAATTCCTCCTTTAAGCCTTTTGTTCTTTAAGTTTTTTTGATTTTCTCTTGTCTTCGTAAACAGTTTGAACGTCTGGAATTATCTTTATCTTAACTTTATCTTTCATTTGTCTTGCTTTATCCATTATTTTTTGTACTTCTTCGTGTCTTTTTACTTTATGCCCTCCAAAGAAGTCTGCTATATTTACTTTTCCTTTAAAGAACATTCTTATTCCAAAAGGTGCTCTTTTAGCAGCTCCAAGTAATCCTTCCTGTCTCATTGGTAATAACATCTCGTTTAAAAGACCTCTGTTGTAAATATCTTTTTCAAAGATTTCTGCGTGTATTTCTCCAGGGGATTTAAATCCTTCTTCAGCTGCTATTATTCTTGTTCTTATGATGTTTTCGTAAGGTTGAACTTCTTTAGGACATCTTGTTGTACATTCCATACATCTTACACACCATTCCAAGTTAAACTCTTTTAAAACCTCTTCCAATCTTTCTTTTTTAGCGCCGTCTCTTGAATCTGCTACAAATCTATAAGCTTTTGATATAACCATAGGTCCTAAAAAGTCTTTGTTTGCCTTTAACGCATTACAGTCAGACATACAGCTGTTGCATAGTATACAGTCTGATGCGTAGTCTATTTTTTGATGATCAAATGGGTCTTGTCTGTACTCTTTACCGTCTGCAGGTGGAGCTTCTTTTGGTATAAACCAAGGTTTAATTCTTTTGAGTTTATCAACAACCCAGTCCATATCGTATATTAAATCTTTTAACGGTTTTATATTTCCAACAGGTTCTACAACTATCGTATCTGTTTGGTATTTATCTAAAAGATGGGTTACCTGAACTTTACAGGCTAAAGTTGCGTGTCCGTTAATCCTCATGGCACAAGAACCACATATAGCAGCTCTACAGTTATAACGGAAAGATATAGATGGGTCTTGTTCTTCTTTTGCTTTAAAAAGTGCTGCCAGTACTGTCATTCCTTTTTCTACTGGGAGTCTGTAGGTTTTGTAGTAAGGCTGACTATCTTTTGTAGGGTCGTATCTGAACACTTTTAAATTGAAAAACTCCATCTTACACCACCTCATAAAAAATTTACTCTACTATATTTAAACATATTTTCATATAAAATCAAACAGCATTTTATTTTTTAATACCCCATTTTTTTAGCTTCATTCCAAAGGTTATCCATCTCTT includes:
- a CDS encoding CoB--CoM heterodisulfide reductase iron-sulfur subunit B family protein, which gives rise to MLRYAFYTGCSAKGVAPELYESTKLVAEKLGMELIELEAATCCGAGAVQEKDEFMSLVINARNLALAEELGLDMLTICNTCTLMLREAKFKLDKNPEVREAVNEVLKETGLEYKGTIEVTHFLWEVIDAVGLDKLKSMVVRPLKEFNIAPFYGCHIIRPPYLIGYEDPDNPKSIEMLIEALGGNPVDHEARLACCGFHSFWSAEDKVTLRLTAMDTQAAKKQRADFMVTPCPLCHTQLDAMQPEAEEKIGVNIGMPVLHLPQLIGLAIGLKPKELGLHKHVISTKSIIEKVA
- a CDS encoding succinate dehydrogenase/fumarate reductase iron-sulfur subunit translates to MEFFNLKVFRYDPTKDSQPYYKTYRLPVEKGMTVLAALFKAKEEQDPSISFRYNCRAAICGSCAMRINGHATLACKVQVTHLLDKYQTDTIVVEPVGNIKPLKDLIYDMDWVVDKLKRIKPWFIPKEAPPADGKEYRQDPFDHQKIDYASDCILCNSCMSDCNALKANKDFLGPMVISKAYRFVADSRDGAKKERLEEVLKEFNLEWCVRCMECTTRCPKEVQPYENIIRTRIIAAEEGFKSPGEIHAEIFEKDIYNRGLLNEMLLPMRQEGLLGAAKRAPFGIRMFFKGKVNIADFFGGHKVKRHEEVQKIMDKARQMKDKVKIKIIPDVQTVYEDKRKSKKLKEQKA